TCCCATCTCTACCCACTGGATGCGGGTCGGACTTCCCTCACCTCCACCAAAACAGATCTCAGACATTGTTAAATGTGCCCCGGAGGCAAAGCACCCCccggttgagaaccactgaaataGAAGACCCAAACAGAACTTGCCAAGGGGAGCAGGGGGCCGGATGAACCAGCTACCTTGACGGAGGAGCTAGTTTGGTCTCAGGTCTATACACCAATTGGCTGGTCTGCCTATAGACCTATACAGTCCGCACCCTTTCCAGCAGCTGTCTGCACCCATGTTCCTAGGTCTCCCAGTTTCCGGGAGAGAAGAGTCAGGGCACTTCTCTGAATTATGGGGAAATGGCTCACCAGCCAAAGCAGTCTACTCTGAGCTATGTGGTTACAAAGTAAGGttaagtaaaatttaataaaagtgttGCTTTGTGTGTCCTTGGGGCATGATGTTAATTTCTTCCTGTGGGTCAAGGTCAAAGTCTAAAAAATCACTGGTTATGCTCTATCCAGAACAGCTGGGTTGCTTAACTTTTGACAAAGAAAAAcccctccctgaacctcagtCTGGAGTATAATTATGTAACCAATTAAGACGAGGGTAAGAAGCTGAGCAAAGGGACAAAGGGCAGTCAGCTTAGTGGCTAGGGCAAGAGCCCCCTCACCACATTATGAGGAGAAATGAACAAATCTGCCTCAGCCCACTTAAATCTGCCTCAGCCCACTTAAGACAAAAGCAGAATCAGTCTAGAtgaagtgctttttatttttagatcaaccaaaatatttaatataaaaaccCTTTAATATACAAACTGCAATCACAATAGCATCCACGTAGCAGCAAAGGAACAGGGCGTCGCGGGGAGcatggtgtggggtggggggagaggtttTCAGGGTCCCTACGTTTCCTTTGCCTGTAAGAGCACGAGGTCTTCGCAGCGGGCAGAtcaaggcaggcagaggggccctGATGCCAACACTGAGGCAGACCGAGCAAAGCAGACTCCTCCAACATGCCATTTCCCCACCATGCCATCCTCCAGGGAAAGACAGATCCAGTTAGGAGATGATGGGAAGGTGGCTGTGACTGAGAGGAGAGTCAACCATCACTCCTCAGCATCCTGCTGAGCACACCCCTTCAGGAACAGTTTTCCAGAGGCTGTTGCACTAGAAAGACCTAAAAACTGTCCTGGGAGAAGGACAGAAATTGAGTCCAAGCATACCTTTTAACCAAGATTTCTTGCCTGTGACTCCAAAAAGTGGGGTGGATTTGCTCAGATGTTGGGGAAGAACAGGAATGACAGAGCCGTTGGCTCAACAGGGCTGGAGCCTTGCCAGGGACTGACCGAGAAAGCCTCAAGGCAGGCCAGGGAGGTCTGTGGGAAGAGCTTTGGGTCAATGGTACTCACAGAAGCATGGTGGCGCAAAGGCCTGCAGGTGGAATTTATAAAGTGTgtgtggaagagagaaaagatacaAGTCACGAAGAATTAAAAACTGAAGTACCTGCTTCTTACAGGCCTCGGCAGTAGAGGTAAGATGATCCTTCTGGGTGAGGGTTGGGAGAGACCTGaggcctgcttccttcctcagaGCCATGTCTGACTGGCCTGGGTATAGTTGATAGCCTCAAAGTCCTCCAGATGGCTTCCATGGGACTGTCTAGGAGGCCAAGTTCCCCTCTCCAGATGTGCTAGGAGACTGGCCGCAGTGCCGGCTGGGCCCAGGTAGGGCCTGGATTCCCGCAGTTAGATGCAGTCCATGGAATTCTCGGGAAGGAGGCTGGGGATGCAGCCAGGGAGACCCAAGCCCTTGATAGGAGCACAGCTGAAGGGGAGGCCACAGCCCAGGGCAGGGTCCTGGTTCTCTATAGCCTCTAGCCTGTCCATGTTGTTGTCCCAGTTGATGTGGAATCGGGTCACTCGGGGGTTCGAGGCCAAGATGTTCCTCTGGAGCTGGGGCAGAAAGAGGAACGTCAACCCTTGTCAGCATGCCTTGTCATTACTCCCACGGAGCTGGggcacccccagcccctgccccaagGCCAGGAAGAATAGAGCTTACTTATTCCATCACCATCAACAACTATGGGTAGAACTCCAAGGAGCGCCTATGTACCATGACTTAGGGCTGAGATCTATCTAATCTCAATTATGCGAGGCGTGCTTCTGAGAAACAaagacctttctctctctggttctAGTCTGGAGCTGCAAGATCTGAGCATGACTTGAAAACCTTAAGAAGCAACCTTGGCTCCCAGTTCCAACGACTCAACTACCCCAGGTGCAAAGGAGCCAGCCTGTCCGAAGCAGGAAAGTGCAGACACAGGCCCCACCTGAGAGAAGTCTGGCTTCAGGGGTGGGTTCTCCCGCAGCTCGGGATTGGGGTATTCGTTGTTGACGTAGTAGCCCACACGGATGAACTCCTGTCCGTGGTAGGTGCAGGTGATGAGGACCACAGTCACACCCACAGCATCAGTCTCGGGGATGAGGGATGGGTTGGGGGCGTCAGCCTAGAGGAAACACACCCATGCTTTAGCATTGATCACACAGCCACACCTCCCCCAGTTAACAATGATTTTCAAGCAACACATATTTACTGAGCCAGAAGTATGGTCTCTGCCAATGGAAGTTTCTAATCAAGTGGGGAAGACAGAATCAATCCTGCAAATGCCTGTAAAATGTTCAGTGTGACAAGTGCCACAAGGAAGTAAATGGTGCTGAGGAGTgtagtgagtggggggagggtggcATAGGATAAGGCAGGTAGGTACTAGGCCACCCAGGACCTTTTGGGCCAGTTAAGGGcttggggaagagaaagaatgttTGGCAGGAAGTAAGTGCTGCATCACTCTTGTGGTCTTTAAAGACGGGCAGGGGGTGAGGTTATGATGGGAGGAGGGCCGTTGTGTGAGCAGGGAGATTGGGCAGGTTACAGTAGTCACCCTGGAGCACAGATAGCAACCAggaaggagaggaacagaggcagaCAGATTTGCGGTGTGTGGTTATGGATAGGACCAGCTACATAACTGGTACAAAATGAAACCAATACATAATGAAACATGGGATCCCTTATTCACAAATTACTGAGTTCTAGCCAGCGACAGCAGAATTTATTAGACCAGGTGCCGACCCTGTATGGCTGCATGGGCTGAATGCTCAGGAAGCCAGCCCTGCTTGTGGAGTGGAGCAGATGGGCTTGGCTTGCTGGTGGCCTGGTTACAGGTGGGGGAGGTATTAGGGGATGGGATGAGGTTGTTTGGACTGGGGTGGAAGCAGCAGAGTGGGAGGCAGGCGAGGACTGAGCAGAGCCTTtgcttttaatatctttaaatattcatttattttaaaatatttatttatcttaaagagagagagggcaaacgAGACGGGGaagtggaggaggagcagagggaagagtaTCCCAAGCGGACGCCACacgaagcccagtgcagggcttgatcccatgatcttgagatcataacctgagccaaaaccaagagtcagatgcacaaccaactgtgccacccaggcgccccggtgacCTTGCTGTTCAGAATGGCCAGCAAGCATAGTGCTTGGTGTAAGACGAAGATGTGCCTTATGGAGAAGATATGTTAGATAAGCTTTGTTCAGGCATGAGTTAGAGTGCTCCTGGCAGGGAGTTCAATATGAATGAGCCAACAATACTAAATAAGGTGTCTTTCAATATAAACACGTGAAATAAGATTATGTACTGACATACTATCCTGACAATAGGACTTGAAAGAACCTAACCCTGTGTCCACCGGCAACGGTGTGGTGTTCACGAATTAGCTAATGCAGCATTTGCAGCGACCTTATAGAACGTAACTGCCATGAATAATGAGAATCAACTATGAATCAGTGGCTCGTGGCGACAACTGTGACACagaagtggagaaaagggaaacataTGAAGTATTTCTGAGAGGTCAGAGAGTTCTTGAaagcagagccagaatttgaaccttAACTTTTGACCCTGGAACCCCACTGCATGCTCTCAGGTAGAAGAGGATGTCTCTAGGTGCCAAGGCCTCAGGCCTTGTCTTTCTTACCTGAAAGATGAACATGTGTCTCCCCGCTGGGACAGGCCCAACTAGCACGGAGTCTAGGATTTGGTCAAACTCCTCACTCTCAGCTGAGCCAACATAAATGATCTTCCACTCTAGATCTGTAAGGATATGGGGAATTAAGGATTTTAAATAGCTGGGCAGCATGAAGGCAAGGGAAGGTCTTCGCATGTGAGTTGTACACAGATCCTTAATATACTGAAAGATTTTTATTCTCAAGAATACCTGACATCTGCTGGAGACTGAGTGCCAGGCATCATAAGCCTGAACATTGGAGTGGCCATGAAACTCTGCTTCTAGTGGGGAAATTTTCCCCGTGAGCCTAGCTTTGCCAGGCAACCTTGACTCTGCATCTCTGGGGAAACTCAGCGATCTCAGAGCCTGAGGTGAACTGTATGGCAGAGGTAGAATTAGGAGCCACGTGACAGAGGCGTGCTgaggagggaagagcagggaATTGGGCCACTTCAGGGCCCTGCccactgggtcctgggataggaaGCAGCATCCTCTTTCACACACAGGGACCGGTGCCACCGAACTGAATAGATCCCTCGACAACTGGGGCAGGGCAGCAGATTCCAATCCAGTAGGAGAGCCAGCAGGCAGGAGGGGGAAGACGAGGCCACAGAGGGAGCCAGCCAGCCCCCAGGTCTTCCAGTTCCCGCACCAACTCATGCCTACTCTCAGATATTTGGGTGACAGTGACTCGGTCAACAAATGTGGCATTGTAGGTGATCCTATGAACCCCAACTTGCTTGCATCCCATCCAGTAGGGGGAATCTCATTCCTGAGTAGGTTCCAGCAAggtgaaaggaaaagtgcttaaGGAGATTCTGCCCAGCAAGCACAGGAAATTCCCAGTGACCGCTGCCTCTTGCAGGAGGTCCAAGTGTATCAGGGGCAAGGTCACGCTAGTACAGGGGAGCTTGGCAGGAGACCTGCAACTTATTTTAGGTTCTTTGAAATTACACAACCTACAGCTCCAGCAGCCGGCGGAAATTTCACAAGCTATGAGTTTCACAGGAAGCAAACTGTTGTTGAAGTTGCCCTGTTTCTTGGTTCAGTGTCCCACAACAGCAtccaactggggaaacactgctaTGCTGGGCCACAGCTATGGAGGCTTGTCACCTGAGCCCCACGCTCTTCCTCGATACACTGATTTCCTTTCCCATTGCAGCATCACCTAGGTCTGCTACTCAGGGTCCCTAGTGGGTCTGTGGCAAAGTGACCATAACGCTCACCGGGATTCAAACCCCCAGTCTCTTAATATTTGCAGGGACCAGTTAAGTTTACTGATTTACCTTTGTGACAAGGAGTGACACGACTAAATAGAACATGTTTCTGGATGAACAAAAGCCAAGCTGACTCTGTCTTTACCTTTCTAACGTAACTCTCTATTTTGGTAGCTTTCCTCCCaaccctgccctcccaccccctcctgtGGAGTCCTATATGTGTGCATTTAACTAATCTGCTGGGGCGAGATAAAAAGGAGACTGAAGGAGAGCAGGTCCTGTGAGGGTCACAGGTACTGGGTATTCAATACCACTGGCAAAACCTAAACAAAGACTCGTGTGGGTGCTGCCCCAAGAAAACGCACCGGGCCAGCAGCCAGGCAAATGGGCCACAATGACTCCCTCAAGAGAGGCCAAAAAGAAACCTGAGAAATGACTGAGAACCATAGAAATACTGACTCAAGGGGTTAGAGGAGCTGATAAAGTCATCTGCAGAAGACAGCAGATGCTTGAAAATAAGGACTTATAACCTGGATCATCTTAAACTTGTTAGGTGTTTTAAGCAGAAGCATATTAAGTTGccccatttcttatttttacttttatttatttaagattttatttatctgtttgacagagatagagagagatcacaagtaggcagagaggctgggggggggggaggggggttggcgcgcaggctccccgccaaccaTAAAGCCTGATGCGagtctccatcccaggtccctgagatcatgacccgagcttaactgagccacccaggcacccctccattttttaatataaCCATCCTTTAGAAGAAGGAGGTGGCTGCACACGCGTCATGGTGTACCTAACTTTTTAGGCAATTTCAAGGGTGACTTGACAGTACTCAATTTTGTCTTTATGTCCTAACTTCACAGTTGAACAGTTGACAACATGCTCCTCCACTAGGTacgaaaacaaaaccaaaactaacAACCTGATAAAAGGCATGTAAAAATTCATTGTTTTGAACTAGTTGGAGAATATTTCctgccttaaaacaaaacaaaaactatctaGTAGGCTCTCTTTCTGTTTGTTATTTGCCCTTGTTCAGAATCATATAGATGAATCTTGGCTTGACCACAGTGTTAGCTGTGGGACAGAACATCTGGTTCCATGACTTATTCAAACAGTTGCCGTTGAATTTCTCAATACAAGAGGAAAAACACACCTACTGTATTAAATGTGGACCGAAGTCTTGGAAGCATCTATTTCCAGTTGctgaggagaaaaaagaaccaaaggGGCTTGGAGCCTTTGGG
The sequence above is a segment of the Meles meles chromosome 20, mMelMel3.1 paternal haplotype, whole genome shotgun sequence genome. Coding sequences within it:
- the ASF1B gene encoding histone chaperone ASF1B; this translates as MAKVSVLNVAVLENPSPFHSPFRFEISFECSEALADDLEWKIIYVGSAESEEFDQILDSVLVGPVPAGRHMFIFQADAPNPSLIPETDAVGVTVVLITCTYHGQEFIRVGYYVNNEYPNPELRENPPLKPDFSQLQRNILASNPRVTRFHINWDNNMDRLEAIENQDPALGCGLPFSCAPIKGLGLPGCIPSLLPENSMDCI